GCCGACCACGTTCGCCTCGTCCATCAGCATCTGCGCCGCTTCGATGTGGAAGCCGGGGAAGTGCATGACGCCGTTCTCGTCGGCATTGCGGAACTTGTCCGTCGGAACCTGAACGCCCCACCCGGAATTCATGGCGACACAGGCACCGTCCGGAATGGCCCCGTTAGCCGAAATCCACGCCTTGAGATCATCCGGGGTTACCTGGGCATCCGCGTTTTCGGTCGCCTTGGCCTTGATGTCGATGATGCAGAGTGGGGCAACGAGGTTTTCGACCGGTATTTCCGCGACGGATTGGCCATCTTCGGAAAAGTGCAAGGGCGCATCCATGTGGGTGCCGGTATGCTCATTGTAGGTGAGGTTGAAAAGGTTGTAGCCGTCCTTGGCGAAATCAACGAGCTTTTCCTTGAAGAACTGCTGCTCTCCCCCGAACGTCGGGAAGGTCTCGTAAAGCTCGTGGGTCATGTCAGTGATCTTGGAAGGCGTTTGCGCCATCGCGGGCATGGCGCCCGTCGCTGCGGCTGTTGCGGCAAGCCCGGCGCCGACGGCCGTCGCCTTGAAGAAATCGCGCCGTGACAGCATGCGGTTCTTGACCGAATTGATGACGCATAGATCGCACATGGCATGTCCTTCCCGTTGTTTACCAAGGGGAATGCTGCCTTTCGGACAGAGAAAATGCGAGTCAAAAATTTTTAATGTTCGGCTTTCCGGCGGACTTGATGCGAGCGGACTGTCATCGAACCTGCCGCCGTCCGTCGCTTGCTGGAGATCGGTCGGACGGGAGGTTCCGGGGTCAGGTGCGTTGCACCAACACAGGCGCAACACCCTTTTATGATCCGGTACGGCCGCGGGACCGCATAGTTCTGGTTTTTATTGCAGTCGGCAGGCATTATAGTGCCGTGCTTAGACAAGAGAATCCGAAGTGGTGTACCCATGATCGTTTCAAATGCGACGAACGACGAACTACAGATCGACACCGAGCTTTGCCGGGCCATGTTCGAAAAAGATCCTGACAGGATGATCGAGCTGGTTTCGGAATGGCTGGAAACCAATGGCTTGGCCGTGAGCGAAACCTTTCAGATGCCCGCATATCTCGACAAGATTCTGGCGGGTGCAGACGGATATTCGGGTTCAGGGCGCACCTTCCGCATCTACGCGTCCTGAAGCCACAGACACTTGCGGTCCGGACGTCTCCGGCCAAAAGAGCTGAATGTCGCCGACGACAGGCCGGCGCAAAGCGGTGCCACGGGCGAATGGTCTCAGCCAACCCTCAGATCGCGATATCGCCGCTTTCCAGCGCTTCGGCAACGTAATCAGCGTCGTAATCTGACCAGTCATCTTCCTCGTAGAGTTCAAAGTCGTCGGACCCGTCATCCCCGAATTCGAGATCGACTTGATCAAGGACATCACGGAGATCGTCGCTCAGGTTATCCATGATGGCGTCAACGTCACCAAAGCGGTGGGACGAAAAGCCCATGTCTTCCGTGTCGGCGTCATATGATACGTTTACAGTCTGATCGTTGAAGTACGGCATGTCATTTCCTCCTGTTAAGCGGGTTGCGCTGAGAGAGAAATGGGACCTGCCGGAAAAAATCAGTGTGACGTGTGTCACCGCTTGACTGCCGCGACGTCAAAACCCGACGATTTTGTGCGCCGGGTCACACTTGAACGGTGCGCGGCGCGCACAAAAGGCCCTGAATCGGGCCCTGACGATGCCGCCCGTTTTGCGAATATGCCGGGCGCGGGCGAAGCAGGGGCCAAAGCGTTCCATATTTGTTCTTGAACTGCTGCAATTATTGTGTTTCCTTCCCGATACATCTTTAGGTAGAGGAGGGGGCATGGTCAGCCGGGTCACGACGGTCGCCTTTCAGGGGATCGAGGCTGTTCCCGTCGACGTACAGGTTCATGTCGGTCCGGGCATGGTCGCCTTCACTGTCGTCGGTTTGCCGGACAAGGCTGTCGCGGAAAGCCGCGAGCGTGTCCGCGCGGCGCTCTCCGCGTCCGGTCTGGCGCTTCCGGCCAAACGTGTCACTGTCAATCTTGCCCCTGCCGACCTGCCCAAGGAAGGCTCCC
This region of uncultured Roseibium sp. genomic DNA includes:
- a CDS encoding cyclase family protein, whose translation is MCDLCVINSVKNRMLSRRDFFKATAVGAGLAATAAATGAMPAMAQTPSKITDMTHELYETFPTFGGEQQFFKEKLVDFAKDGYNLFNLTYNEHTGTHMDAPLHFSEDGQSVAEIPVENLVAPLCIIDIKAKATENADAQVTPDDLKAWISANGAIPDGACVAMNSGWGVQVPTDKFRNADENGVMHFPGFHIEAAQMLMDEANVVGLAVDTLSLDFGPSPDFAVHYAWLPSNRWGIECIANLDALPASGATLIVGAPKFRGGTGGPSRVMAMV